In the genome of Longimicrobium sp., one region contains:
- a CDS encoding DUF2442 domain-containing protein translates to MFLHVNSVEPLEGYSLRLEFSDGSVRDVDLSEELYGEVFEPLRDADIFRKVAVNEETGTIEWLNGADFAPEFLYESGSPARQPA, encoded by the coding sequence ATGTTCTTGCACGTCAACTCAGTGGAACCGCTCGAAGGGTACTCACTGCGGCTGGAGTTCAGCGACGGCTCCGTCCGCGATGTGGATCTCTCCGAAGAATTGTACGGTGAGGTGTTCGAGCCCCTTCGCGACGCGGATATCTTCAGGAAAGTCGCCGTCAACGAAGAGACAGGGACCATCGAATGGCTGAACGGGGCTGACTTCGCCCCGGAGTTCCTGTACGAGAGCGGAAGCCCGGCGCGCCAGCCCGCCTGA
- the msrA gene encoding peptide-methionine (S)-S-oxide reductase MsrA, with amino-acid sequence MADTGREVATLGGGCFWCTEAVFVDLRGVDRVVSGYMGGPMPNPSYEQVCSGRTGHAEVVQVTFDPAEIPFREILEIFFTTHDPTTLNRQGGDEGTQYRSVVFYHDDEQRRVAEEVIRELTERRLYDDPIVTEVSPASEFYRAESYHQDYYARNPYQGYCQVVIAPKVSKFRKAYTSRLKR; translated from the coding sequence ATGGCGGATACGGGACGCGAAGTGGCCACGCTGGGCGGGGGCTGCTTCTGGTGCACGGAAGCGGTGTTCGTGGACCTGCGCGGGGTGGACCGCGTGGTGTCGGGATACATGGGTGGGCCGATGCCGAACCCTTCCTACGAGCAGGTGTGCTCGGGACGCACGGGGCACGCCGAGGTGGTGCAGGTGACGTTCGACCCGGCGGAGATCCCGTTCCGTGAGATCCTGGAGATCTTCTTCACCACCCACGATCCCACCACCCTCAACCGCCAGGGTGGAGACGAGGGGACGCAGTACCGCTCGGTGGTCTTCTATCACGACGACGAGCAGCGGCGCGTGGCCGAAGAGGTGATCCGCGAGTTGACGGAGCGGCGGCTGTACGACGATCCCATCGTCACCGAGGTGAGCCCCGCATCCGAGTTCTACCGGGCGGAGAGCTATCACCAGGACTACTACGCGCGGAACCCCTACCAGGGATACTGCCAGGTGGTGATCGCGCCCAAGGTGAGCAAATTCCGCAAGGCATACACGTCGCGCCTCAAGCGCTGA
- a CDS encoding PaaI family thioesterase, with the protein MPRAPEPGFEDRVRESFTRQRLMETLGARLVRVGAGEVDVELDVRDEVGQQHGFVHAGALASILDSAAGFAAYTLMPADAGVLSVEFKVNLLAPARGEVIVARGRVVRAGRTISVVTADAFGVEGGRETHVATFTGTMMTIQGRPGVAG; encoded by the coding sequence ATGCCCCGCGCCCCGGAACCCGGCTTCGAAGACCGAGTCCGCGAAAGCTTCACCCGCCAGCGGCTGATGGAAACGCTGGGCGCGCGGCTGGTTCGCGTGGGCGCGGGCGAGGTGGACGTGGAGCTGGACGTTCGCGACGAGGTGGGCCAGCAGCACGGCTTCGTGCACGCGGGCGCGCTGGCGTCCATCCTCGACAGCGCCGCCGGATTCGCCGCCTACACGCTGATGCCGGCCGATGCGGGCGTGCTGAGCGTGGAGTTCAAGGTGAACCTGCTGGCGCCGGCGCGCGGCGAGGTGATCGTCGCCCGTGGGCGGGTGGTGCGCGCCGGGCGCACGATCAGCGTGGTGACGGCGGACGCGTTCGGCGTCGAGGGCGGACGCGAGACGCACGTCGCCACGTTCACGGGCACCATGATGACCATCCAGGGCCGGCCAGGCGTCGCGGGCTGA
- a CDS encoding MFS transporter — translation MAALSRADRLDRLPFTPIHRRLLLVAGAGWAMDAMDVGLISFVMAALATQWGLGSGTLAWIGAVGFIGMALGATLGGSVADRVGRRTVFAATLLIYGVATGAAAFSWSVASLLVFRFLIGFGLGAELPVASTLVSEFAPARIRGRIVVLLEAFWAFGWILAALIGTYVIPRSENGWRWAFALGALPALYSGVVRRALPESVRFLESKGRAAEAEEVVRRFESAAGVSSPAVEAPAPAAKPARTVGLGELWRGALARRTLALWLVWFGINFAYYGAFIWLPTLLMERGFSLVRSFEFTLIITLAQLPGYAVSAYLIEKWGRRPTLATFLAGSALAALLFAGAESRNAVLIAGCLLSFFNLGAWGAVYAATPEVYPTEVRATGAGWAAGFGRIASILAPLAVPPLMAAGGSWAVFGTFAGFFGVAIIGALMLPEWRGRQLDEGTVSA, via the coding sequence ATGGCCGCCCTTTCCCGCGCCGACCGGCTCGACCGCCTGCCGTTCACGCCCATCCACCGCCGCCTGCTTCTCGTCGCCGGGGCCGGCTGGGCGATGGATGCCATGGACGTGGGGCTGATCTCGTTCGTCATGGCCGCGCTCGCCACGCAGTGGGGGCTGGGCAGCGGCACGCTGGCGTGGATCGGGGCCGTGGGCTTCATCGGCATGGCGCTGGGCGCCACCCTGGGCGGCAGTGTCGCCGACCGCGTGGGCCGCCGCACCGTGTTCGCGGCCACGCTGCTGATCTACGGCGTGGCGACGGGCGCGGCGGCGTTCTCGTGGTCGGTGGCGTCGCTGCTCGTCTTTCGATTCCTGATCGGCTTCGGCTTGGGCGCCGAGCTGCCGGTGGCCTCCACGCTGGTCAGCGAGTTCGCCCCGGCGCGCATCCGCGGGCGCATCGTGGTGCTGCTGGAGGCGTTCTGGGCCTTCGGGTGGATACTCGCCGCGCTGATCGGCACCTACGTCATCCCCCGGTCGGAGAACGGCTGGCGCTGGGCGTTCGCGCTGGGCGCTCTTCCCGCGCTCTATTCGGGCGTCGTCCGCCGCGCGCTTCCCGAGTCTGTCCGCTTCCTGGAGTCCAAGGGCCGCGCCGCCGAGGCCGAGGAGGTGGTCCGCCGCTTCGAATCCGCCGCGGGCGTATCCTCCCCCGCGGTCGAGGCCCCCGCTCCCGCGGCGAAGCCCGCGCGCACCGTGGGGCTGGGCGAGCTGTGGCGTGGCGCGCTGGCGCGGCGGACGCTCGCGCTGTGGCTGGTGTGGTTCGGGATCAACTTCGCGTACTACGGCGCCTTCATCTGGCTGCCCACGCTGCTGATGGAGCGCGGCTTCTCGCTGGTCAGGTCGTTCGAGTTCACGCTGATCATCACGCTGGCGCAGCTGCCGGGCTACGCGGTGTCCGCCTACCTGATCGAAAAGTGGGGACGGCGCCCCACCCTGGCCACGTTCCTGGCCGGCTCGGCATTGGCCGCCCTGCTGTTCGCGGGCGCCGAATCGCGCAACGCCGTGCTGATCGCGGGGTGCCTGCTTTCATTCTTCAACCTGGGCGCGTGGGGCGCCGTCTACGCCGCCACCCCCGAGGTCTACCCGACGGAAGTGCGCGCGACCGGCGCCGGGTGGGCGGCGGGATTCGGGCGCATCGCCAGCATCCTGGCCCCGCTGGCGGTGCCCCCGCTGATGGCGGCGGGCGGCTCATGGGCGGTCTTCGGCACCTTCGCCGGGTTCTTCGGCGTCGCGATCATCGGCGCGCTCATGCTCCCCGAGTGGCGCGGCCGCCAGCTGGACGAGGGGACGGTCTCAGCGTAG
- a CDS encoding histidine phosphatase family protein → MRIFSFVPLALAALAACSTASGTAASAAPSAAVADSQVIILVRHAEKAVIAGEADPPLSAAGEQRARTLGSLLRTWELGPEPAAHSPEFILRNRGIDKIIVTQYRRTQATAAPLAQLLRIVPDTFTTRAPDHPAAVAAAARAHRGKAVVVVGHSNSVPAIITALGAGPMTDLCEAEYSHLFIVVLKDGAAPRLERRTYGEPDPPGASNCPR, encoded by the coding sequence ATGCGCATCTTCTCGTTCGTCCCCCTCGCGCTGGCCGCACTGGCGGCCTGCTCCACGGCGTCCGGGACCGCGGCGTCCGCCGCTCCGTCCGCCGCCGTAGCCGACTCGCAGGTAATCATCCTGGTGCGGCACGCGGAAAAGGCGGTCATCGCGGGTGAAGCCGATCCGCCCCTCAGCGCGGCGGGCGAGCAGCGGGCGCGTACCCTGGGAAGCCTGCTGCGGACCTGGGAACTGGGGCCAGAGCCGGCGGCGCACAGCCCGGAGTTCATCCTGCGCAACCGCGGGATCGACAAGATCATCGTCACGCAGTACCGGCGAACGCAGGCCACCGCCGCCCCCCTCGCGCAGCTGCTGCGGATCGTTCCCGACACGTTCACCACGCGTGCACCGGATCACCCGGCCGCCGTTGCCGCCGCGGCGCGGGCACACCGGGGCAAGGCGGTGGTGGTGGTGGGCCACAGCAACTCCGTCCCGGCGATCATCACCGCGCTAGGCGCGGGGCCGATGACGGACCTGTGCGAGGCGGAGTACTCCCACCTGTTCATCGTGGTGCTCAAGGACGGCGCGGCGCCGCGCCTGGAGCGGCGCACCTACGGCGAACCCGATCCTCCCGGCGCGTCGAACTGCCCGCGGTAG
- a CDS encoding M23 family metallopeptidase has product MLSLLLAITLAPAPAPADTPAVGVTVAPGRVFIEKGASQYLNFDFVVQNRGADSLEVVRVEVSVYDRAGGLQVRKLVNQNGPSPSALTLLPDRLLAPGATGMIFNPFAEFPREVELATLRYELEFRARGGEGQAAPVVVHATVAPEPYANRTALQMPVDGRVLVWDGHDFYSHHRRWNWTHPMLASHCFTSNASRYAYDFVVLGAADSTHAGDGSSHEQWYGYGQPVRAPAAGRVIAAMDGSADDGQFDLSRLCADELVAYGNAVVIDHGGGEMSVLAHLRQGSVAVRVGDAVAQGQVVAAVGSSGSSLFPHLHYQLVTGVQHGGEGLPSYFPGARVRRGAGWVPAPNGQVDSGDIVQGR; this is encoded by the coding sequence ATGCTCTCTCTTCTGCTCGCGATCACCCTGGCCCCCGCCCCCGCGCCCGCCGACACACCTGCGGTTGGCGTCACCGTGGCACCCGGCCGCGTGTTCATCGAGAAGGGCGCGTCACAGTACCTGAACTTCGACTTCGTCGTCCAGAACCGCGGGGCCGATTCGCTGGAAGTCGTGCGCGTGGAGGTGTCCGTCTACGACCGCGCAGGCGGGCTGCAAGTGCGCAAGCTGGTAAACCAGAACGGCCCCAGCCCCAGCGCGCTCACCCTGCTTCCGGACCGCCTGCTCGCCCCCGGCGCCACGGGGATGATCTTCAATCCATTCGCCGAGTTTCCGCGCGAGGTGGAGCTCGCCACCCTGCGATACGAGCTCGAGTTCCGTGCACGGGGTGGCGAGGGGCAGGCCGCGCCCGTCGTCGTTCACGCCACCGTTGCGCCCGAGCCGTACGCCAACCGCACGGCGCTGCAGATGCCCGTGGACGGGCGGGTGCTGGTGTGGGACGGCCACGACTTCTACTCGCACCACCGGCGATGGAACTGGACGCACCCCATGCTGGCCTCCCACTGCTTCACGAGCAACGCCAGCCGCTACGCATACGACTTCGTGGTGCTCGGCGCGGCGGACAGCACGCACGCCGGAGACGGCTCGTCGCACGAGCAGTGGTACGGGTACGGCCAGCCGGTCCGCGCCCCGGCCGCCGGACGCGTGATCGCGGCCATGGACGGCAGCGCCGACGACGGCCAGTTCGACCTCTCCAGGCTCTGTGCCGACGAGCTGGTGGCGTACGGCAACGCGGTGGTGATCGACCACGGCGGCGGCGAGATGAGCGTGCTCGCTCACCTGCGCCAGGGCTCCGTCGCGGTGCGTGTGGGAGACGCGGTAGCGCAGGGGCAGGTAGTCGCCGCGGTGGGGTCGTCGGGAAGCTCGCTCTTCCCGCACCTGCACTACCAGCTCGTCACCGGCGTGCAGCACGGGGGCGAAGGGCTGCCGTCGTACTTTCCCGGCGCGCGGGTGCGGCGCGGGGCGGGATGGGTGCCCGCCCCGAACGGCCAGGTGGACAGCGGCGACATCGTCCAGGGCCGCTGA